The DNA sequence CTAGCACCCCTTTGACCTGGCCCTTTGAGATCAGCGGCAGCCCATAATACGTAAGAAACTGTTCCCTGATAAATGGCTGAATACCCTCTTCGTCGAGCTGCGATAAATCTTCAATATGGATAATTTTGCGTTCTAATGCGACTCGCCCGGCCAGCCCTTCGCCCAAACGGAACATTGAATAAGCGAGCGTTTGTGAGCGGAAGCCGCGCACCGATTTGTAATCCAGCATATTTGCGTTCGCAGGCAATAAAGCAATGCTGCATGCATCGGCGTTGAGGTGCGCTTCAACTTGTTCCAGCAAAATATTCAGGGTGATTTGTACATCGATACTGGCTGAAATGGCGACATCGATATTATGCAGCGCTTCCAGTTTATGGAGTTGGCGTTGTGTATTTTCAAGCAGGCTCGCGTTCTGAATGGCGATAGCGGCCACATTTGCCAATGCTGCGAGAATATCTACATCGTCTTGCTCATATCCTTCGAGTTCGTGGCTTTGCACTTGTATCACGCCAACCGTCTCGCCTTTTTCTTTGATCGGCGCAAAAATGGCAGAACGGGTTACGGGCTCTTCGTATTCTGATATGGGATGTGTTTTGTTTACCTGCCCGGTATCTGAAATATGGTACAGTGTTTTAGAGGCTTCGATAGCGGCCAGATAATCGGGATAATAAATGGCTTTTCCTGTGATGATAACCTGGCTTTGTGGGCCACCATTTTCGCTCTCATTGAGTGGAATCGGTGGGTATGCCGTCACATCGCATACCTGACCATTTGTGAAGACATATTTTGCGTGGATCAGGTTAGTCTGATGACTGAAAGATGAAATAATAAACGTATCGACACGCATCAGGTCGCGTACATATTCATGAATGATCTGATACACATCTTCGAGCTGCCGGGCATCTCCCAGGGCAATAGAAAGTTGATTGGCCGCCATTTGATGTTGTAAAAGATGTTGAATTTTCTGCGCATCTGCGCGGCGCTGGCGCTGAATTTGTTTTTCATCCAAAGCGCGCCGAACCGCCAGGCCTAACCGGGATAAGCGGTCTTTAAGTACATAATCAGTGGCCCCCAGTTTTAAGGTTTCTACGGCAAGTTCTTCCCACAGATTACCAGAGACGATAATAAAAGGGATATCCAGGTTTGTTTCTGTGAATAGTTTTAATGCTTCAAGTCCGGTGAAGGTAGGCAGGTTATAGTCTGCCAGGATGAGATCGTATGCGCCATTTTCCAATGAAGCAATAAATTCATCCTGCGTTGCAACGCGGTGCCAATCGCAGGCGAATTCATTTTCTTCAAGTCTTAGAATTGCCAGTTCTGCATCTAACGGATCATCTTCGAGATACAGAATTCGCAATGGGAGCGACGGCGACATTTAATTCTCCTGGCAATATAAGCTGGCCTGTTATTTGGGGACTTCGTTCGTCAAAATCCAGAACAAGCCCAGTTGCCGGACAACTTCCAGGAATTGTTGAAAAGCCACCGGTTTGACGACGTATGCATTGACCCCAAGATTATAGCTCTCAATAATATCCTGTTCTTCGCGCGACGAAGTCAGGACAACGATGGGAATATGCTTGAGATCAGGGTCGCCCTTTACCTGACGCAGAACTTCCAGGCCGCTCACTTTTGGCATCTTCAAGTCTAGCAACACAACTACAGGATGCTCTTTAGGGCGGTCTGAAAATTCGCCGCGTCTGTATAGGTAATCGAGCGCAATAACGCCATTATGGGCAACAACAACCTGATTGCCCAGTTTATAGTCTTCCAAAGCGATGAGTGTAAGTTCAACATCTTTGGGATCATCTTCGACAAGTAGGATTATTTTTGATTTCATAGGTCTCTAAACAAAAATCATGGGAATAACCTCTGCTCTAAAGCAGGGGGTTTTTGATATTTGAACGATAACACAATGATACTATGATTTACGCGTTTCTCGACAAAATAGAGTACGAATCGCTACTATTTTGCATAATTTCATCATCGCGGCGTGAATATGGCTAGGGAAAAATCATCATCACCAACCGGCGGGATACGCTCAAGCCAATTCAGCCCTGCCAGGGGCTGGGTGCATGCACCATACGAACAAATCAGAATCTCGCGCTGTTGCGCTTCCTGGCGCAGTCGCTCCAGCACTGTTGCAAAAATATCGCCCCCAAAGGGATTGAACAAAAAGAAAACCGTACCATCGGCATAGTCTGCTACGCGCGCATCGGCCTGGATATAATCTGCATTTATCAACTGTAAGGCTGCTGCCTGCTGGCGCGCATAGGCACAAAACGCAGGCTGATACTCTACCCCAACGCAGCGCACGCCAGTCAGTAAGTGCATTAACGCGGTCACTTTCCCCAGCCCCGAGCCCAGATCATAAAAAACATCGTTATCCGTGAAGGCAACTCGCTCGGTCAATTCAAGGATCACGCTGGCGGGCGCAGGTTCATAGCGCACCATGCCATATTCGCGCGGGAGATTCGCCTGGGGCTGCGGCTGGGGAAGTAAGACGCCATCGAGTAAAAAATCGAGATTTTCATAGCCATAATGGGATATGCCCCATTGGTGCGGCGCGTAATTTGTGTAGGGTTGCAGCCATTGGCGTAATTTTTCGCGAGAAGGCGGTTGGTTTTTAATGCGGATTTTCCAATCGTGGAACAGGGCTGCGTTGGTTGCTTCTAACTGCTCACCCAGCGCCTGAGCCTGTTGAAATAAGCGGACTCGCTCAGGGCTGGTTTGGTGATCCTCGGTGTGGAGCTTGCCGATAACGCGCACAAAATCGAGCGCTTCTTTGCGAGCCTGAAAATTCAGCGCGTCAAAAAGCACCGGGGAGCTTTGTAGTTCATCGAGATCGCGCTGTAGTATGGCAATATTCATTCGTATTCCAGACATCGGAATATTTTTCATCGTTTTGCGTAAGTTCCAGCTTAATCAAAAAAGTCACTCAAGTGATGAGCGACTTCTTTGATGGCGATGCCCCCACGGGGTTTCGAACCCCGGTTTTAGCCTTGAGAGGGCTACGTCCTGGGCCACTAGACGATGGGGGCGGGGTTTCACAAGCGGGAAAAATTCTACCATGCAGGGTATTGCCCGTCAACGATGGTGATACAATTCTGGCATGCTAAAAAAGCGAATGATATTCACCCTTGCAGTTATATTGGGCCTGTTGCTGGTTGGCCTGCTCTTGTATCAAATTCCGGCGATTAACCAGCGCTTGTCGTGGCGTCTGGATATTGCCCTGACCTACCTGCGGGGGGTGGTCAGCCCGGTTGAGGCCATCCCCACCCCGGTGGCGCAAGTTTCGCCCACGGCTCCGGCGTTGTCGCCTACCCCTTCGGCCACGCTCACCACCGAGCCAAGCCCAACCCCCCTCCCCGCGGATATTCCCACAGAAACACCCCTGCCATCCCCCACGCCGCTCCCCGAAAAAGTTGAATTGCCCGTACTGGGCTGGGAGCAGCAAGACTGGAACAACTGTGGCCCGGCGGCGCTTTCGATGTATTTGCATTATTATGGTTGGGAGGGCGATCAGTTCAGTATTTCGAATGAACTCAAGCCCGTGCGCGGCGACCGCAATGTCAATGTAGAAGAATTGGCCTATTTTGCGCGCAACTATGCGGGTTGGCTGAACACCCAATACCGCGTGGGCGGCGATATTGAGTTGCTGAAGCAGTTTGTAGCGGCTGAAATCCCGGTGCTGATTGAATCGAGTTTCTTTTTTGCAGGCCAGTATTGGCCTAACGACGATCTCTGGGCGGCGCATTATTTGCTGGTGACGGGTTACAACGAAGCCCGCGGGGTATTTCTGGTACAAGATACCTATCATGGCCCCGATCAGGTGTTGACGTATGCCGAGTTGGATGAATACTGGCAGCCCTTCAATCGCTTGTATATGTTGAGTTATTTGCCCGCGCAAGAAGAGACGGTGCGGGCGATCCTGGGGGAGGCGTGGGATGAGGCCATCAGCCGCCAGCAAGCCCTGGACGCGGCCCAGGTCGAGATTGATGCAGACCCCGAAGATGTTTATGCCTGGTTCAACCTGGGCACCAATCTGGTCTATTTTGAACGCTATGAAGAAGCTGCCCAGGCCTACGATCAGGCGCGTAATATCGGACTGCCGCAGCGCATGTTGCGGTATCAATTTGGGCCGTTTTTCGCCTACTTCCACACCAACCGCATTGATGATTTGCTCACGGTGACCAAATATGCCCTACAGCGCACACCCAATTCGGAGGAAGCGTTGCTTTGGCATGGTTGGGGATTGTATCGTCAGAGCGATATCAATGGTGCCGTGGCCGATTTTCGGGCCGCACTGGAAGCGAATCGTTTTTATTTAGACGCGCAGTACGCGCTGGATTTTGTACTAAATCAATAGAAAGTCACAGAGCACACAGAGACTACAGAGAAAAAATTTCATATCAGCTCTCAATGATCTCTATGCGCTCTGTGGTTCATCAAGGAGTTTGTCATGCAAAAACGACGTTTTGGACGCAGCGGACATGAGAGCAGTATCGCTATTTTTGGCGCGGCTGCGTTGTGGGAGATTTCGCAGGAAGATGCCGATGTGGTTGTGGAGCAGGCACTCGCGGCGGGCGTGAATCATTTTGATGTCGCACCCTCCTACGGTCAGGCGGAATTGCGCCTCGGCCCGTGGATGCCGCGCATTCGCGAACAAGTTTTTTTAGGCTGCAAGACGATGGAGCGTACAAAGGAAGGCGCCGCCGCTGAGATGCGCCGTTCGCTGGAATTGCTGCAAGTCGAGTCATTTGACCTGTACCAAATGCACGCCGTCACCACTCTGGACGAACTCGACGCGGCCACGGCTCCGGGCGGTGCGCTGGAAGCGATCATCGAAGCCCGCGAGCAGGGCTTGACGCGCTATATCGGCATCACCGGCCACGGCGTGGACAGCCCGGCAATTTATCTAGAAGCTCTGGAACGGTTTGATTTTGACAGCGTGCTTTTCCCGCTTAATTTTGTACAATATGCCAACCCCGAATATCGGCGCAACAGCGAAGAATTGATACGCGTCTGTCGGGAGCGTGATGTAGGCACGATGATTATCAAAACCGTGTGCCGTAGGCCGTGGGGCGAGCAAGAGCCAACGCATACGACCTGGTATCAGCCCTTCACCGAACAGGGGATCATTCAGGAAGCGGTCAATTTTGCGCTTTCGCAAGATGTCAGCGGGTTGTGTACGGTCGGTGATACGCGCGTGCTGCCGTTGGTGCTGCAGGCTTGCGAACAGTTCACACCGCTGAGTGACACGGCGCAGGCAGAAATGATTACTAAGGCGAATCAGTACGAGCCGTTATTTGCGTAAAAATGTGGTCAGAAAACAAAAAAGGGCGTGCAGCGCACGCCCTTTTTTGTTTCTAGCTACGGGCAATCGCACCAGGCTGGACAGGGCGGATTCAGACAATAGGTTGTATGCCAGCTTCCTCCCGTTGATTCACATTTGGATTGGCTCATATCCTGCGAACAGCTTTCTGATTCGTTGTCATTATCACCATCATTGCCATCATCCTTGTTTTGCGGAGGGGGATTGCCAGCATCTTGTTGGCCCTGATCTTCAGGCGGCATGACAGACCAGCTCTCATGAACAACAAAGGTACAGCCATCAGGTGTTGTCAGCGTAACTTGGCCTAAAGTCTCTTCCATTTTCTGATTAAAGTAGCAGTAAAGCATGGGGTCAGCTTCATCATCACACTTTGTAGTATAACGACCGGCAACGTTGACAGTGCAACCAGCCAGCGGTAATTTGCCATCAATATCTTGCATGATGTCATATTCAATCCCAATCGTCCAGGTACCATCATCACGGGCATAGTTCTCTACCGTATAAGAACCGGGTGGGGGATAGCCGCAGTTTTCGCCATTGGCTTGCTGCGTGCCAGGGACGGCGCGGGTAGGCTCAAAGTCTCCCGCGTTATTTCGTTCGAAGACGATGCCGCTGGCACAGGTGTTCCAATCCGCATCGAGCGTTTCCCAGATGATGCGAACAACTTCATCCTCTTTTGCAACGGGAGCCGCACAGTGCAGGACATCATCTTCCAGGGTACAGCCCACCCACGAGACGTTTTCATCCCAACCCCAATCGGCGGAATCAGCAGGCGGTTCGTAACCTTCGTTATATATCCAGGCCCGCGAAAGGTCTATTGGCACGCCATTCGGGGTTGTCAGAACGACTTTTTCATCCCAGCCCAGTGCATCATCGTTGGGTTGGGTATCTACCTGATAGTCGGGGGGAATATGAACATCGAAGGTGTAATTACCTTCATCGTCCTCACCATAAACGGTCATGTGCCCAAGTCCGAGCCAGGTATCTAAAGCAGTGCAGGAATCATCCGGGACAACGCCACCTGGGATAACATCCTGTTGCTCTTCATCGGGCTGGCCGTTTTCCTG is a window from the Chloroflexota bacterium genome containing:
- a CDS encoding aldo/keto reductase, which gives rise to MQKRRFGRSGHESSIAIFGAAALWEISQEDADVVVEQALAAGVNHFDVAPSYGQAELRLGPWMPRIREQVFLGCKTMERTKEGAAAEMRRSLELLQVESFDLYQMHAVTTLDELDAATAPGGALEAIIEAREQGLTRYIGITGHGVDSPAIYLEALERFDFDSVLFPLNFVQYANPEYRRNSEELIRVCRERDVGTMIIKTVCRRPWGEQEPTHTTWYQPFTEQGIIQEAVNFALSQDVSGLCTVGDTRVLPLVLQACEQFTPLSDTAQAEMITKANQYEPLFA
- a CDS encoding GAF domain-containing protein; its protein translation is MSPSLPLRILYLEDDPLDAELAILRLEENEFACDWHRVATQDEFIASLENGAYDLILADYNLPTFTGLEALKLFTETNLDIPFIIVSGNLWEELAVETLKLGATDYVLKDRLSRLGLAVRRALDEKQIQRQRRADAQKIQHLLQHQMAANQLSIALGDARQLEDVYQIIHEYVRDLMRVDTFIISSFSHQTNLIHAKYVFTNGQVCDVTAYPPIPLNESENGGPQSQVIITGKAIYYPDYLAAIEASKTLYHISDTGQVNKTHPISEYEEPVTRSAIFAPIKEKGETVGVIQVQSHELEGYEQDDVDILAALANVAAIAIQNASLLENTQRQLHKLEALHNIDVAISASIDVQITLNILLEQVEAHLNADACSIALLPANANMLDYKSVRGFRSQTLAYSMFRLGEGLAGRVALERKIIHIEDLSQLDEEGIQPFIREQFLTYYGLPLISKGQVKGVL
- a CDS encoding class I SAM-dependent methyltransferase, with protein sequence MNIAILQRDLDELQSSPVLFDALNFQARKEALDFVRVIGKLHTEDHQTSPERVRLFQQAQALGEQLEATNAALFHDWKIRIKNQPPSREKLRQWLQPYTNYAPHQWGISHYGYENLDFLLDGVLLPQPQPQANLPREYGMVRYEPAPASVILELTERVAFTDNDVFYDLGSGLGKVTALMHLLTGVRCVGVEYQPAFCAYARQQAAALQLINADYIQADARVADYADGTVFFLFNPFGGDIFATVLERLRQEAQQREILICSYGACTQPLAGLNWLERIPPVGDDDFSLAIFTPR
- a CDS encoding response regulator translates to MKSKIILLVEDDPKDVELTLIALEDYKLGNQVVVAHNGVIALDYLYRRGEFSDRPKEHPVVVLLDLKMPKVSGLEVLRQVKGDPDLKHIPIVVLTSSREEQDIIESYNLGVNAYVVKPVAFQQFLEVVRQLGLFWILTNEVPK